From the genome of Amycolatopsis sp. NBC_01488, one region includes:
- a CDS encoding Hsp70 family protein, with translation MRILSVDLGTSNTVAVLSAHGMPPRVVEVDGSANMPSAVFATEDGTIMVGRDAERRARLDPTRFEPNPKRRIDEQTLLLGTDVVPVTDALAAILRRVLEETSRQLGGEQPDEVRLTHPAQWGQTRRNVLMSAARLAGVGGHILLVPEPVAAAAHFASFPGKSLAPGQALAVYDLGAGTFDVAVVGATQNGFTVLAEDGLPDLGGLDVDQALMVHVGREVSHSDPQRWQRLLRPESTADRRTRRALQEDVKAAKEALSRHPQTEVPMPEPFKDVLVTRGELEGLVRPAMLRSVELLSRTLRSSGLTPDRLAGIYLVGGSSRLPLVGTMIAEKLGVVPGSLDQPETAVALGAQHVARDGLGTRTQNVEGAVAAGTAPHRPQYAPPPPPPQYPGYAPSNFPPGGPQPMPSNFPAYSPAASVETAEPKRGKKKLLIGIAAVVVVVLAAGLTYFLTSSSSATTYTADQCKTPGQADARGLTGCLRQLAGKIADTGDCKPGMGNGPAAPAQSLGVASTCSAPGRAGTQVTYVQGNDAGTLKQYTDGLLTSAGGDRTEADWGGNGLQGHYSSAAGRTSAVLVFTVSDRPLVGFIYQLNSSDQAAATTPDTLANYFEASVQPGE, from the coding sequence GTGCGGATCCTGTCGGTGGACCTCGGGACGTCCAACACCGTCGCCGTCCTTTCGGCGCACGGCATGCCGCCCCGGGTCGTCGAGGTGGACGGCTCGGCCAACATGCCTTCGGCGGTGTTCGCGACCGAGGACGGCACGATCATGGTCGGCCGCGACGCCGAGCGCCGCGCCCGCCTCGACCCGACGCGCTTCGAGCCGAACCCCAAGCGCCGCATCGACGAGCAGACCCTGCTGCTCGGCACCGACGTCGTCCCGGTGACCGACGCGCTGGCCGCCATCCTGCGCCGCGTGCTCGAAGAGACCTCCCGCCAGCTCGGCGGCGAGCAGCCCGACGAGGTCCGGCTGACCCACCCCGCGCAGTGGGGCCAGACCCGCCGCAACGTCCTGATGTCCGCCGCGCGGCTCGCCGGCGTGGGCGGGCACATCCTGCTGGTGCCCGAACCCGTCGCCGCGGCGGCGCACTTCGCGTCGTTCCCCGGCAAGTCGCTCGCGCCGGGCCAGGCGCTCGCCGTCTACGACCTCGGCGCGGGCACCTTCGACGTCGCCGTCGTCGGCGCCACGCAGAACGGCTTCACCGTGCTCGCCGAAGACGGCCTGCCCGACCTCGGCGGCCTCGACGTCGACCAGGCGCTGATGGTGCACGTCGGGCGCGAGGTCTCGCACTCCGACCCGCAGCGCTGGCAGCGGCTGCTGCGGCCCGAGTCGACCGCCGACCGGCGTACCCGGCGCGCGCTGCAGGAGGACGTGAAGGCGGCCAAGGAGGCGCTGTCGCGGCACCCGCAGACCGAGGTGCCGATGCCCGAGCCGTTCAAGGACGTCCTCGTGACGCGCGGTGAGCTGGAAGGCCTGGTCCGGCCGGCGATGCTGCGCAGCGTCGAGCTGCTTTCGCGGACGCTGCGGTCGTCCGGGCTGACCCCGGACCGGCTGGCCGGCATCTACCTCGTCGGCGGGTCGAGCCGGCTGCCGCTGGTCGGCACGATGATCGCGGAGAAGCTCGGCGTCGTGCCGGGCAGCCTCGACCAGCCGGAGACCGCCGTCGCGCTCGGTGCCCAGCACGTCGCCCGCGACGGGCTGGGCACGCGCACCCAGAACGTCGAAGGGGCGGTGGCCGCGGGCACCGCCCCGCACCGTCCGCAGTACGCGCCGCCGCCTCCGCCGCCGCAGTACCCCGGGTACGCGCCGTCGAACTTCCCGCCCGGCGGCCCGCAGCCGATGCCGTCGAACTTCCCCGCGTACTCGCCCGCCGCCTCCGTGGAGACGGCCGAGCCGAAGCGCGGCAAGAAGAAGCTGCTCATCGGGATCGCCGCCGTCGTCGTCGTGGTGCTCGCGGCGGGGCTGACCTACTTCCTGACGTCGTCGTCCTCGGCGACGACCTACACCGCCGACCAGTGCAAGACGCCGGGACAGGCGGACGCCAGGGGCCTCACCGGCTGCCTGCGCCAGCTCGCCGGGAAGATCGCCGACACCGGCGACTGCAAGCCGGGCATGGGCAACGGGCCGGCCGCGCCCGCGCAGAGCCTCGGGGTGGCCTCGACCTGCTCGGCGCCGGGGCGCGCGGGCACGCAGGTTACCTACGTCCAGGGCAACGACGCCGGCACGCTCAAGCAGTACACCGACGGCCTGCTCACGTCCGCGGGCGGTGACCGCACCGAAGCCGACTGGGGCGGCAACGGGCTCCAGGGGCACTACTCGTCGGCCGCGGGCAGGACGTCGGCGGTGCTCGTGTTCACGGTGTCGGACCGGCCGCTCGTGGGATTCATCTACCAGCTGAACTCGAGCGACCAGGCCGCGGCGACCACACCGGACACCCTGGCGAACTACTTCGAGGCGAGCGTCCAGCCCGGGGAGTAG
- a CDS encoding four-carbon acid sugar kinase family protein: MPKLLVLGDDLTGSNATGALYARFGLRAVSVNAPLAPDAPCLRAESGIDALVVNLGTRHAPPPHAAQAVREAIGLAGPVALTVKRVDTTLRGNVGVETEAVLATAPEARALVVPAFPDAGRVTLGGLHLVDGVPLAESPAARDPLAPVQSSRIRTLLQPTDREIAELPLDVVEEGVDAVEAALRRPAGIVVCDATTNRHLTTVAKAAARLAAEGTRWISVDSGPFGVRLAAALGLAPGHGTVPPVLSVVGSITAQTHDQLLETELVLDARYVDVDPERPDPAATAASAGELLEAGHRVVGIRTRAPAPGAPIDPDVAARIPPALGEAARLVLGKHRIGGLYATGGDIAVEVTKALGAEGFEIDTEVLPLAVAGRLSGGPHTGLPFATKGGLIGGRDAAVACLEHLNHVLATGRKTP, from the coding sequence ATGCCGAAGCTGCTCGTCCTCGGTGACGACCTGACCGGCAGCAACGCGACCGGAGCGCTGTACGCCCGCTTCGGGCTGCGCGCGGTGTCCGTCAACGCGCCGCTCGCCCCGGACGCGCCGTGCTTGCGCGCGGAGAGCGGGATCGACGCGCTGGTGGTCAACCTGGGTACCCGCCACGCGCCGCCACCACACGCCGCACAGGCGGTGCGGGAAGCGATCGGCCTCGCCGGGCCGGTGGCGCTGACGGTGAAGCGCGTCGACACGACATTGCGTGGCAACGTCGGCGTGGAGACGGAGGCCGTCCTGGCGACGGCGCCGGAGGCCCGGGCGCTCGTCGTGCCCGCGTTCCCGGACGCCGGCCGGGTCACCCTCGGCGGCCTGCACCTGGTCGACGGCGTGCCGCTGGCCGAAAGCCCGGCGGCCCGCGATCCGCTGGCGCCGGTGCAGTCGTCCCGGATCCGCACGCTCCTGCAGCCCACCGATCGCGAGATCGCCGAGCTGCCGCTGGACGTCGTCGAAGAGGGCGTGGACGCGGTCGAGGCCGCGCTGCGGCGGCCGGCCGGGATCGTCGTCTGCGACGCCACCACGAACCGGCACCTCACCACCGTCGCCAAGGCCGCGGCCCGGCTGGCGGCCGAGGGCACGCGGTGGATCTCCGTCGACTCCGGCCCGTTCGGCGTCCGGCTGGCGGCCGCGCTGGGCCTCGCGCCCGGCCACGGCACCGTCCCGCCGGTCCTTTCCGTGGTCGGCAGCATCACCGCGCAGACCCACGACCAGCTGCTGGAGACCGAGCTGGTGCTGGACGCGCGGTACGTCGACGTCGACCCGGAGCGGCCCGACCCGGCCGCGACGGCGGCTTCGGCGGGCGAACTGCTCGAGGCCGGGCACCGTGTGGTGGGCATCCGGACCCGGGCTCCCGCGCCCGGCGCCCCGATCGACCCGGACGTCGCGGCGCGGATCCCACCGGCGCTCGGCGAAGCGGCCCGCCTGGTGCTCGGCAAGCACCGGATCGGCGGCCTGTACGCCACCGGCGGCGACATCGCCGTCGAAGTCACGAAGGCACTCGGGGCCGAGGGCTTCGAGATCGACACCGAAGTCCTGCCCCTGGCGGTCGCCGGGCGGCTCTCCGGCGGTCCGCACACCGGGCTGCCCTTCGCCACGAAGGGCGGGCTGATCGGCGGACGCGACGCCGCCGTCGCCTGCCTGGAACACCTGAACCACGTCCTGGCCACCGGAAGGAAGACCCCGTGA
- the pdxA gene encoding 4-hydroxythreonine-4-phosphate dehydrogenase PdxA: MSDLPLLAVTLGDPVGIGPEITLKTLAEPESLQLARGVAVGDAIVLERLVRHLGLNLEINPIATVADARFTTGVIDILNLGVVREDLPWGEVNATAGAAAVGAIEVATRLALAGEVDAVVTAPINKEAIWAAGSQHLGHTEMLGELTGSTRFNTMFWVSGLKIFFATRHLSLREAINQITRENIEHAIREAYTALEVFATEKPRLAVAALNPHGGENGKFGDEEIIAIAPAVAAARVAGLDVVGPIPADSVFHQGIQGRFDGVLSLYHDQGHIASKTYDFDGTVSVTVGLPILRTSVDHGTAFDIAGTGRASHGTMVAAFKAAATLAPYARKLPSIYPPGVR, translated from the coding sequence GTGAGCGACCTCCCCCTCCTCGCTGTCACCCTCGGCGACCCCGTGGGCATCGGCCCCGAGATCACCCTCAAGACGCTCGCCGAGCCCGAGTCCCTGCAGCTGGCACGCGGGGTCGCGGTCGGCGACGCGATCGTGCTGGAACGCCTGGTCCGGCACCTCGGCCTGAACCTGGAGATCAACCCCATCGCCACGGTGGCCGACGCGCGCTTCACCACGGGCGTGATCGACATCCTCAACCTCGGCGTCGTCCGGGAAGACCTGCCGTGGGGCGAGGTCAACGCGACCGCGGGCGCCGCCGCGGTCGGTGCGATCGAGGTCGCCACCCGGCTCGCGCTGGCCGGCGAGGTCGACGCGGTCGTGACGGCGCCGATCAACAAGGAGGCGATCTGGGCGGCCGGCTCCCAGCACCTCGGGCACACCGAGATGCTCGGCGAGCTGACCGGGTCGACCCGGTTCAACACGATGTTCTGGGTGTCGGGGCTGAAGATCTTCTTCGCCACCCGGCACCTTTCGCTGCGCGAAGCGATCAACCAGATCACGCGGGAGAACATCGAGCACGCGATCCGCGAGGCTTACACCGCACTCGAAGTGTTCGCCACGGAGAAACCGAGACTCGCCGTGGCCGCGCTGAACCCGCACGGCGGCGAGAACGGCAAGTTCGGCGACGAGGAGATCATCGCGATCGCCCCGGCGGTCGCCGCCGCGCGCGTCGCGGGGCTCGACGTGGTCGGCCCGATCCCGGCCGATTCCGTGTTCCACCAAGGGATCCAGGGCCGGTTCGACGGCGTGCTCTCGCTGTACCACGACCAGGGGCACATCGCGTCGAAGACCTACGACTTCGACGGCACGGTCTCGGTGACCGTCGGCCTGCCGATCCTGCGCACGTCGGTCGACCACGGCACGGCGTTCGACATCGCCGGCACCGGCCGGGCCTCGCACGGCACGATGGTCGCGGCGTTCAAGGCGGCGGCGACCCTGGCGCCGTACGCGCGGAAGCTGCCCTCGATCTACCCGCCGGGCGTCCGGTGA
- a CDS encoding MFS transporter: MIPRKRWAYVIPVAVVMYLLAYLDRTNVAVILPYIGDDFPLSARAKGLASGIFFVGYLVLQIPAAVLAAKWSARKTVLLLMIAWSFAAALCGLVQNETQLYLARLLLGLFEGGVWPAVLILLASWFPQAERARANALWMTCLPISAIVMSPLSGLMLDHMAWRWVFVIQGLPPLLWAVVWWFAVADRPAKARWISAEEREYLETTLRAEEEAKPAVVKQGYRQALANRQVLLLIGVYFFWITGFYGFSLWLPSVVKTMTGGSATAVGFLSAVPYVLALAGMVACAHWSDRTGNRRLAITVPLVVAIAGLLLGNLVHWPAAVQLVLLCVVATGVYMPYGPFWAIPSRILGIEVVAVAMGLINALGNLGGFAGPYLVGWLTDATGSATTGFVVLAAFLAVAAGLAFFGLKPAHVEDSAHVPAATRNP, translated from the coding sequence GTGATCCCCCGCAAGCGCTGGGCGTACGTCATCCCGGTCGCGGTGGTCATGTACCTGCTGGCCTACCTCGACCGCACGAACGTCGCGGTGATCCTGCCCTACATCGGCGACGATTTCCCGTTGTCGGCCAGGGCGAAGGGGCTGGCGAGCGGCATCTTCTTCGTCGGCTACCTCGTGCTGCAGATCCCGGCGGCGGTGCTGGCGGCGAAGTGGAGCGCCCGCAAGACCGTCCTGCTGCTGATGATCGCGTGGTCCTTCGCGGCGGCGCTGTGCGGACTGGTGCAGAACGAGACCCAGCTGTACCTGGCCCGGCTGCTGCTCGGGCTGTTCGAGGGTGGCGTGTGGCCGGCGGTGCTGATCCTGCTGGCGTCCTGGTTCCCGCAGGCCGAACGGGCCCGGGCGAACGCGCTGTGGATGACGTGCCTGCCGATCTCGGCGATCGTCATGTCCCCGCTGTCCGGCCTGATGCTCGACCACATGGCCTGGCGCTGGGTGTTCGTGATCCAGGGCCTGCCGCCGCTGCTGTGGGCGGTCGTCTGGTGGTTCGCGGTGGCCGACCGGCCGGCGAAGGCCCGCTGGATCTCCGCCGAAGAGCGCGAGTACCTCGAAACCACCTTGCGAGCCGAAGAAGAGGCGAAGCCCGCGGTCGTGAAGCAGGGCTACCGGCAGGCGCTGGCCAACCGGCAGGTGCTGCTGCTGATCGGCGTCTACTTCTTCTGGATCACCGGCTTCTACGGCTTCAGCCTGTGGTTGCCGTCGGTGGTGAAGACGATGACCGGCGGCTCGGCCACCGCCGTCGGGTTCCTCTCGGCCGTGCCGTACGTGCTCGCGCTGGCCGGGATGGTGGCGTGCGCGCACTGGTCGGACCGGACGGGAAACCGGCGGCTCGCGATCACCGTGCCGCTGGTCGTCGCCATCGCCGGGCTGCTGCTCGGCAACCTCGTGCACTGGCCGGCGGCGGTGCAGCTGGTGCTGCTCTGCGTCGTCGCGACCGGCGTCTACATGCCGTACGGGCCGTTCTGGGCGATCCCCAGCCGGATCCTCGGCATCGAGGTCGTCGCCGTGGCGATGGGCCTGATCAACGCGCTGGGCAACCTCGGCGGGTTCGCCGGGCCCTACCTGGTCGGCTGGCTCACCGACGCCACCGGCAGCGCGACCACCGGGTTCGTCGTCCTGGCCGCGTTCCTCGCCGTGGCCGCCGGGCTGGCGTTCTTCGGGCTGAAACCCGCCCACGTGGAAGACTCGGCGCATGTCCCAGCCGCGACCAGGAACCCGTGA
- a CDS encoding DeoR/GlpR family DNA-binding transcription regulator, which translates to MSQPRPGTRDRRAMLLEAVRDGSGGIAELAEEFGVSESTIRRDLASLAGAGHVVRTYGGALDTERSAREKDQEHAAAKDAIAREAAALVQDGEVVLLDAGTTTGRLARHLAHREGLTVVTNGVNAIRELAGFAGIDLIVLGGRLRHPNEAILGETVLAQLRHISPDRVFLGADGLVAERGLCCPSLEQSVVKHAMLHAGGEAYVLADHSKLGQAPFSYWAPLDREYRLITDEPRVDVTYPQFAQSVILAGEPETVRGAAHDGRRGR; encoded by the coding sequence ATGTCCCAGCCGCGACCAGGAACCCGTGACCGGCGGGCGATGCTGCTCGAAGCCGTCCGCGACGGCTCGGGCGGCATCGCGGAACTGGCCGAGGAGTTCGGCGTCTCCGAGTCGACGATCCGCCGCGACCTCGCCTCCCTCGCCGGGGCCGGGCACGTCGTCCGCACCTACGGCGGCGCGCTCGACACGGAACGCAGCGCTCGCGAAAAGGACCAGGAGCACGCGGCAGCCAAAGACGCCATCGCCCGGGAAGCCGCCGCGCTGGTCCAGGACGGCGAGGTGGTGCTGCTCGACGCGGGCACGACCACCGGCAGGCTCGCCCGCCACCTCGCCCACCGCGAGGGGCTGACCGTGGTCACGAACGGTGTCAACGCCATCCGCGAGCTGGCCGGCTTCGCCGGGATCGACCTGATCGTCCTCGGCGGCCGGCTGCGGCACCCCAACGAAGCGATCCTCGGCGAGACCGTGCTGGCGCAACTGCGGCACATCTCACCCGATCGGGTCTTCCTGGGTGCGGACGGCCTGGTGGCCGAGCGGGGCCTGTGCTGCCCCTCACTCGAGCAGTCGGTGGTCAAGCACGCGATGCTGCACGCGGGCGGCGAAGCGTACGTGCTGGCCGACCACTCCAAGCTGGGCCAGGCGCCCTTCTCGTACTGGGCGCCGCTCGACCGCGAATACCGGCTCATCACCGACGAGCCGAGGGTCGACGTCACATATCCGCAGTTCGCCCAGAGCGTGATCCTGGCCGGCGAGCCCGAAACTGTCAGAGGTGCCGCGCATGATGGACGACGTGGCAGGTGA
- a CDS encoding DEAD/DEAH box helicase, whose translation MMDDVAGDVLDLFSPATRDWFAGAFAAPTAAQEGAWRAAHAGEHALVVAPTGSGKTLSAFLWALDRLSVEPPPAEATKRCRILYVSPLKALAVDVQRNLRAPLAGISQASRRLGLPVPGIEVGMRTGDTTAAERRSFGKTPPDVLVTTPESLFLILTSSARESLRGVETVIVDEVHAVAGGKRGAHLALSLERLDSLLPKPAQRIGLSATVRPVDEVSAFLAGGRPVRVVQPKLAKTIEVRVEVPVEDMGNLDAPRGGPAPSPLDELESLTEAFPPGDIAPGGLGTLEEMAGNPVQRPSIWPAVEERVLSLIRAHRSTIVFANSRRLTERMTARLNELAAEQTELTPADAFPAEAVGQSGVSTGAPPVIARAHHGSMSREQRTHVEEDLKSGRLPCVVATSSLELGIDMGAVDLVVQIEAPPTVASGLQRVGRAGHQVGAVSSGVMFPKFRGDLVSCAVVAERMATGAIEAVRYPRNPLDVLAQHVVAMVALEPWAVPDLAALVRRAAPFASLPDDALHAVLDMLAGRYPSEEFGELRARITWDRISGELRGRPGSQRLAVTSGGTIPDRGLFTVMTPGGDDKPGSRVGEFDEEMVYESRVGDTILLGTSSWRITDITHDRVIVVPAPGEPARMPFWKGDAPGRPLELGRALGKFVRELSTSDDEKARERAAAAGLDERACDNLLAYLAEQKAATRHVPNDRTLLLERYRDELGDWRIIVHSPFGAQVNAPWALAIAARLRENRGVDAQVAHSDDGIVLRLPDALDAEGADVTIGADDILLDPEEVEQLIVAEVGGSAVFAARFRECAARSLLLPRRDPRRRTPLWQQRQRASQLLSVASKYERFPVVLEAMREVLQDVYDVSGLRELMADVRARKVRLVEVETPAASPFARSLLFGYVGMFLYETDAPLAERRAAALSLDSALLAELLGTEAIRELLDPEAVREVERSLQRLDPDRHARSAEDAADLLRFLGDLTVEEAAERGIQAEWLTELEAARRAIRVRIGGTERFLAIEDSGRVRDALGTALPVGVPEAFTEPVADPLGDLLSRYARGRGPFAAADVAKRFGLGLAVVTGVLDRMTGEGRLVRGELSPVGHPDSHSPRVGGSVSTEYCDSAVLRRLRRASLAKLRAEVEPVEPAALGRFLPSWHGFGGRVRAAPTADDVLSVIEQLAGAPLPASAVESLILPGRLPGYSPALLDELTTAGEVTWAGCGALSGGDGWIALAPTDVADLLLPEVVEDIPTGPLHDAIVSTLEGGALFFRQLVDRASVLVDKAPNDAEAVAALWDLVWAGLVTGDTLGPLRAQVAGHGAHKPRRQAPRGRYARLRAGRPQMPSRSGPPTVAGRWALTPARETDATRRAHARTEAFLERHGVLTRGALDTERVTGGFSGIYKVLRGMEDTGQVIRGYVVEGLGAAQFAAKGAVDRLRALSGPGRPAPGRAVVLAAADPAQPYGAALPWPAATGDTKHRPARKAGALAVLVDGVPALYVERGGKSLLSFTEERQPLSDAAQALSAAVREGWLGQLSVQRADGEQALTSELAEVLREAGFRATPSGLRLRA comes from the coding sequence ATGATGGACGACGTGGCAGGTGACGTGCTCGACCTCTTCTCCCCCGCGACCCGCGACTGGTTCGCCGGGGCCTTCGCCGCGCCCACCGCGGCGCAGGAAGGAGCCTGGCGGGCGGCGCACGCGGGCGAGCACGCCCTCGTCGTCGCGCCGACCGGCTCCGGCAAGACGCTGTCCGCGTTCCTCTGGGCGCTGGACCGGCTTTCCGTGGAACCACCACCGGCGGAGGCGACCAAACGCTGCCGGATCCTCTACGTCTCGCCGCTGAAGGCGCTCGCGGTCGACGTCCAGCGGAACCTGCGCGCACCGCTCGCCGGCATCTCGCAGGCCTCGCGGCGGCTCGGGCTCCCGGTGCCCGGGATCGAGGTGGGCATGCGCACCGGCGACACCACGGCGGCCGAGCGCCGCTCGTTCGGCAAGACCCCGCCGGACGTGCTGGTGACCACCCCGGAGTCGCTGTTCCTGATCCTCACGTCGTCGGCGCGGGAGTCGCTGCGCGGCGTCGAGACCGTGATCGTCGACGAGGTCCACGCGGTCGCCGGCGGCAAGCGCGGCGCCCACCTGGCGCTGTCGCTGGAGCGGCTGGACTCGCTCCTGCCGAAGCCCGCGCAGCGGATCGGCCTGTCGGCGACGGTCCGCCCGGTCGACGAGGTCAGCGCGTTCCTCGCCGGTGGTCGTCCGGTCCGGGTGGTCCAGCCGAAGCTGGCGAAGACGATCGAAGTGCGGGTCGAGGTCCCGGTGGAGGACATGGGCAACCTCGACGCGCCACGCGGCGGCCCGGCGCCGAGCCCGCTCGACGAGCTGGAGTCGCTGACCGAAGCGTTCCCGCCCGGCGACATCGCGCCGGGCGGCTTGGGCACGCTGGAGGAGATGGCCGGCAACCCGGTGCAGCGGCCGTCGATCTGGCCGGCGGTCGAAGAACGCGTATTGAGCCTGATCCGGGCCCACCGCTCGACCATCGTGTTCGCCAACTCCCGCCGGCTCACCGAGCGGATGACGGCCCGGCTCAACGAGCTGGCCGCCGAGCAGACGGAGCTGACACCCGCCGATGCGTTCCCGGCGGAGGCCGTCGGGCAGTCCGGGGTGAGCACCGGCGCGCCGCCGGTGATCGCCCGGGCGCACCACGGGTCGATGTCGCGGGAGCAGCGCACGCACGTCGAGGAAGACCTCAAGTCCGGGCGGCTGCCGTGCGTGGTGGCGACGTCGTCGCTGGAGCTGGGCATCGACATGGGCGCGGTCGACCTGGTGGTGCAGATCGAGGCGCCGCCGACGGTGGCGTCCGGGCTGCAGCGCGTCGGCCGGGCCGGGCACCAGGTCGGCGCGGTGTCGTCCGGCGTGATGTTCCCGAAGTTCCGCGGCGACCTCGTCTCCTGCGCGGTGGTCGCCGAACGGATGGCGACCGGCGCGATCGAGGCGGTCCGCTACCCGCGCAACCCGCTGGACGTCCTGGCGCAGCACGTGGTCGCGATGGTGGCGCTGGAGCCGTGGGCGGTGCCGGACCTGGCCGCGCTGGTGCGGCGAGCGGCGCCGTTCGCGTCGCTGCCGGACGACGCGCTGCACGCGGTGCTCGACATGCTCGCCGGCCGGTACCCGAGCGAGGAGTTCGGCGAGCTGCGCGCCCGCATCACCTGGGACCGCATCAGCGGCGAGCTGCGCGGGCGGCCCGGCTCGCAGCGGCTGGCCGTCACGTCCGGCGGCACCATCCCGGACCGCGGCCTGTTCACCGTCATGACGCCGGGCGGGGACGACAAGCCCGGTTCGCGCGTCGGCGAGTTCGACGAGGAGATGGTGTACGAGTCGCGCGTCGGCGACACCATCCTGCTCGGCACCTCGTCGTGGCGGATCACCGACATCACGCACGACCGGGTCATCGTGGTGCCCGCACCGGGCGAGCCGGCGCGGATGCCGTTCTGGAAGGGCGACGCGCCGGGCCGTCCGCTGGAACTCGGCCGGGCGCTGGGGAAGTTCGTCCGCGAACTGTCCACATCGGACGACGAGAAGGCGCGCGAGCGGGCCGCCGCGGCGGGGCTGGACGAGCGGGCGTGCGACAACCTCCTCGCGTACCTGGCCGAGCAGAAGGCCGCGACCCGGCACGTGCCGAACGACCGGACGCTCCTGCTGGAGCGCTACCGCGACGAGCTGGGCGACTGGCGGATCATCGTGCACTCGCCGTTCGGCGCGCAGGTGAACGCGCCGTGGGCGCTCGCGATCGCCGCGCGGCTGCGGGAAAACCGCGGGGTCGACGCGCAGGTCGCGCACTCCGACGACGGCATCGTGCTGCGCCTGCCGGACGCGCTCGACGCCGAGGGTGCCGACGTCACGATCGGCGCGGACGACATCCTGCTCGACCCCGAGGAGGTCGAGCAGCTGATCGTCGCGGAAGTCGGCGGCTCGGCCGTGTTCGCGGCGCGGTTCCGGGAGTGCGCGGCGCGGTCGCTGCTGCTGCCGCGCCGGGACCCGCGGCGCCGCACCCCGCTGTGGCAGCAGCGGCAACGCGCGTCGCAGCTGCTGTCGGTCGCGTCGAAGTACGAGCGGTTCCCGGTCGTGCTGGAGGCGATGCGGGAGGTCCTGCAGGACGTCTACGACGTGAGCGGGCTGCGCGAGCTGATGGCCGACGTCCGGGCGCGCAAGGTCCGGCTGGTGGAGGTCGAGACGCCGGCCGCGTCGCCGTTCGCGCGCAGCCTGCTCTTCGGCTACGTCGGGATGTTCCTGTACGAGACCGACGCGCCGCTGGCCGAGCGGCGCGCGGCGGCGCTGTCCCTGGACTCGGCGTTGCTGGCCGAGCTCCTGGGCACCGAGGCGATCCGCGAACTGCTCGACCCCGAAGCCGTGCGCGAGGTGGAACGGTCGCTGCAGCGGCTCGACCCCGACCGGCACGCGCGCTCGGCGGAGGACGCCGCCGACCTGCTGCGGTTCCTCGGCGACCTGACCGTCGAGGAGGCCGCCGAGCGCGGAATCCAGGCCGAATGGCTCACCGAGCTGGAAGCGGCGCGCCGGGCGATCCGGGTGCGGATCGGCGGCACCGAACGGTTCCTGGCGATCGAGGACTCCGGCCGCGTCCGCGACGCGCTCGGCACCGCGCTGCCGGTGGGCGTGCCGGAGGCGTTCACCGAACCGGTCGCGGACCCGCTCGGCGACCTGCTGTCCCGCTACGCCCGCGGCCGCGGGCCGTTCGCCGCGGCGGATGTGGCCAAGCGGTTCGGGCTCGGCCTGGCCGTCGTCACCGGCGTCCTCGACCGGATGACCGGCGAAGGCCGCCTGGTGCGCGGCGAGCTGAGTCCCGTCGGACATCCGGACTCGCACTCCCCGCGCGTGGGCGGTTCGGTCAGCACGGAGTACTGCGATTCAGCGGTGCTTCGGCGGTTGCGTCGGGCGTCGCTGGCGAAGCTGCGGGCAGAGGTGGAGCCGGTCGAACCGGCGGCGCTGGGCCGGTTCCTGCCGTCGTGGCACGGGTTCGGCGGCCGCGTCCGGGCGGCGCCGACGGCCGACGACGTGCTGTCGGTGATCGAGCAGCTCGCCGGGGCTCCGTTGCCGGCGAGCGCGGTGGAGTCGCTGATCCTGCCCGGCCGGCTGCCGGGCTACTCCCCCGCGCTGCTCGACGAGCTGACGACCGCGGGCGAGGTCACCTGGGCGGGGTGCGGCGCGCTGTCCGGCGGGGACGGCTGGATCGCCCTCGCCCCGACCGACGTCGCCGACCTGCTGCTGCCGGAAGTCGTCGAGGACATCCCGACCGGGCCGCTGCACGACGCGATCGTGTCCACTTTGGAGGGTGGCGCGCTGTTCTTCCGCCAGCTGGTGGACCGCGCGAGCGTGCTGGTGGACAAGGCACCGAACGACGCCGAAGCGGTGGCCGCGCTGTGGGACCTGGTCTGGGCCGGGCTGGTCACCGGCGACACGCTGGGGCCGTTGCGGGCCCAGGTGGCCGGGCACGGCGCGCACAAGCCGCGACGCCAGGCGCCTCGCGGCCGGTACGCGCGGCTGCGGGCGGGGCGGCCGCAGATGCCGTCACGGTCGGGGCCACCGACGGTCGCCGGCCGCTGGGCGCTGACACCGGCACGCGAGACCGACGCGACCCGGCGAGCCCACGCGCGGACGGAGGCGTTCCTGGAGCGCCACGGCGTCCTGACCCGCGGCGCACTCGACACCGAACGCGTCACCGGCGGGTTTTCGGGGATCTACAAGGTGCTTCGCGGCATGGAGGACACCGGCCAGGTGATCCGCGGCTACGTCGTGGAAGGGCTCGGCGCGGCCCAGTTCGCGGCGAAGGGCGCGGTGGACCGGCTTCGCGCGCTGTCCGGCCCGGGCCGTCCGGCGCCCGGCCGCGCGGTCGTCCTGGCCGCGGCGGATCCGGCCCAGCCGTACGGCGCGGCGCTCCCCTGGCCGGCCGCGACAGGCGACACGAAGCACCGCCCCGCCCGCAAGGCCGGTGCGCTGGCGGTGCTGGTCGACGGCGTGCCGGCGCTGTACGTCGAGCGAGGAGGCAAGTCACTGCTGAGCTTCACCGAGGAACGGCAACCGCTGTCCGACGCGGCGCAGGCGCTGTCGGCGGCGGTCCGGGAAGGCTGGCTGGGTCAGTTGTCGGTCCAGCGAGCCGACGGCGAGCAGGCCCTGACGTCGGAGCTGGCGGAAGTTCTCCGGGAGGCCGGTTTCCGGGCCACGCCCTCCGGCCTGCGGCTGCGGGCCTAA